One genomic region from Sphingobacterium sp. UGAL515B_05 encodes:
- a CDS encoding tetratricopeptide repeat protein encodes MNFRYTIFILFLLSTPVLQAQTWNSVRAEKLYQQALVDIKSAQQQKALKSLEETIKLNPAHIDAQVQLARIYMAQKQYDQSIRTAQLVLRASPQYEDVYYYIIGSYLSKNRPAEALRYVEMGLARFATNKDFGIKKLNILDMLKRYQDGDSWAQVLIRRFPTDGSVRFAMAGHYEAKADWYKGNKMDNLANSYYEKALELAPKNTDLIEKMNNIVSQGGDYDARIAKANAILNSDSKSYKALFQKLSLLQESHRYAEALEVLRLILRYYPKDKKALDLNNSLRKEAAGYYQNTDTYALYQSILDQNPGDREALEKVVGIAASRGETTQALYWVDRALQRNAADRVLLRRKMDFEYQLHRYQTAADIAVKLYGSNGDKAFRSEALQMINACGSYYLQQQQADSAIVYYDRTLHLDPSNLPALQGRISALILQNNLSSALRELEQAISYYPNDIDLQLKKAGFLAQSGKIQQAVALSEKLYASYPGNPKIKSLYLEQKLAAANACILVEEYGEAETHLRQLLIEDNDNKEALHYLSNILDLRRRYPEALLVVQQALQSYPGDREFLQKKASILHNSTQYMAAAQVATMLRTEYPYNQKYRTMVQDAWMSAGLAFQKKGLADSAIFCFDRVLKDNRTDSLAYSNKINLLMAKGDFVYALQSVDTALQHFEYAEPFLLKKVIVLDSLGRFVEAAHFADTLSKRFDLRKHREYAALLRSKTMQNAFGISLLNSSFSGVDDNLAPPAYRIATLYYTRRLSPKISYGAQLLFTGRQSGTGIMGEGDLTYTANKLLYWNASIGISNNVLLPKYRMAYSLYRQLGKGFEGEIGARFLEVVAIKAVSVVAGASKSFDPFLLNARIFAIKEEKDFYFAFQAGAKYELTEADLLQANFGLGTSPDDRSRLILLPELGGVMSRSVGAGYRRTINYRTSIGINGTYTSQKIGMATFRNQYDLLLALQVKF; translated from the coding sequence ATGAATTTCCGTTATACTATTTTTATTCTCTTCCTGTTGTCTACACCTGTCCTGCAAGCGCAGACCTGGAATTCCGTGCGTGCCGAAAAATTGTACCAGCAGGCTTTGGTAGACATTAAATCTGCTCAACAGCAGAAAGCTTTAAAGTCATTGGAGGAGACCATAAAGCTCAATCCAGCCCATATCGATGCGCAGGTGCAACTCGCCCGAATCTATATGGCGCAGAAACAATATGATCAGTCGATCCGTACTGCACAACTGGTCCTGCGTGCTTCGCCCCAATATGAAGATGTTTATTATTATATTATAGGTTCTTATTTATCAAAAAATCGACCTGCTGAAGCTTTGAGGTACGTCGAAATGGGATTGGCGCGTTTTGCTACCAATAAAGATTTCGGGATCAAAAAGCTTAATATATTGGATATGCTCAAACGCTATCAGGATGGAGATTCCTGGGCACAGGTTCTTATACGGCGTTTTCCGACCGATGGGAGCGTAAGATTTGCTATGGCCGGTCATTATGAGGCAAAAGCGGATTGGTATAAAGGAAATAAAATGGATAATCTCGCCAATTCATATTATGAAAAGGCGCTCGAACTCGCGCCGAAAAATACAGATCTCATCGAAAAAATGAACAATATTGTGTCCCAAGGCGGTGATTATGATGCCCGAATTGCCAAGGCAAATGCGATATTGAACAGCGATAGTAAATCTTACAAAGCGTTATTCCAAAAGCTCAGTCTGCTACAGGAATCACATCGTTATGCAGAGGCACTAGAAGTGTTACGCCTGATCTTACGCTATTATCCGAAAGATAAAAAAGCCCTTGACCTAAACAATAGTTTACGGAAAGAAGCCGCCGGATATTATCAGAACACAGATACTTATGCTCTTTATCAGTCGATTTTGGATCAGAATCCAGGCGATCGGGAAGCCTTGGAAAAGGTGGTGGGCATAGCCGCTTCTCGGGGGGAGACGACACAGGCACTGTATTGGGTAGACCGTGCCTTACAGCGAAATGCAGCCGATCGTGTACTACTGCGCAGAAAAATGGATTTCGAATATCAGCTACATCGCTATCAGACAGCGGCAGATATTGCTGTTAAGCTCTATGGGAGCAATGGTGATAAAGCTTTCCGATCAGAAGCATTGCAAATGATCAATGCCTGTGGGAGTTATTATTTGCAACAGCAACAAGCCGACAGCGCCATCGTTTACTACGATCGTACGCTTCACTTAGATCCGAGCAATTTGCCAGCTCTGCAAGGGCGTATTTCCGCTCTTATCCTGCAAAATAATTTATCCTCGGCCCTTCGAGAATTGGAGCAGGCGATCAGTTATTATCCAAATGATATCGATTTACAGTTAAAAAAAGCGGGTTTCCTGGCACAATCGGGCAAAATACAGCAGGCTGTAGCCTTAAGCGAAAAACTTTACGCCAGTTATCCGGGAAATCCGAAAATTAAATCGCTTTATTTGGAGCAAAAGCTGGCCGCAGCCAATGCCTGTATACTGGTGGAAGAGTACGGAGAAGCGGAAACGCATCTTCGTCAATTACTCATTGAAGACAACGATAATAAAGAAGCCCTACACTACCTTTCTAATATTCTTGACCTCAGAAGACGCTATCCGGAAGCTTTGCTCGTTGTTCAGCAGGCCCTGCAAAGTTATCCGGGTGACCGCGAATTTCTTCAGAAGAAAGCTTCAATCCTTCATAATAGTACGCAGTATATGGCAGCTGCTCAGGTCGCCACTATGCTGCGGACAGAATATCCGTACAATCAAAAGTACCGTACAATGGTACAGGATGCATGGATGTCGGCGGGATTGGCTTTTCAAAAAAAAGGATTAGCCGATAGCGCAATCTTTTGTTTTGATCGCGTGCTCAAGGACAATCGAACAGATTCGCTAGCCTATAGTAATAAAATAAACCTTCTGATGGCAAAAGGAGACTTTGTATATGCCCTGCAGAGTGTGGATACGGCATTACAGCATTTTGAGTATGCAGAACCTTTTCTCCTAAAGAAAGTAATCGTACTCGACAGTTTGGGTCGGTTTGTTGAAGCGGCACATTTTGCCGATACGCTCTCCAAGCGCTTCGATCTACGGAAGCACAGGGAATATGCAGCTCTTTTGCGAAGTAAAACCATGCAGAACGCTTTTGGAATTTCTTTGCTGAATAGCTCCTTTTCAGGTGTTGATGATAATCTAGCACCACCTGCATACCGTATTGCGACACTGTATTACACCCGTCGATTGTCGCCAAAAATAAGCTATGGTGCACAGCTGTTATTCACAGGAAGGCAATCTGGTACGGGCATTATGGGAGAAGGCGACCTGACGTATACGGCGAATAAATTACTTTACTGGAATGCTTCGATAGGTATATCCAATAATGTGTTGCTCCCCAAATATAGAATGGCCTATTCGCTTTATCGGCAGCTCGGAAAAGGTTTCGAAGGAGAGATTGGGGCGCGTTTTCTGGAAGTTGTCGCGATCAAAGCGGTATCAGTGGTTGCTGGTGCGAGCAAAAGTTTTGACCCTTTTCTGCTGAATGCACGAATCTTTGCCATCAAGGAGGAAAAGGATTTCTACTTTGCTTTTCAGGCAGGCGCAAAATATGAGCTTACTGAAGCCGATTTATTGCAGGCAAATTTTGGACTTGGAACTTCACCAGACGACAGAAGCAGGCTTATTCTATTGCCTGAATTGGGTGGTGTTATGAGTCGAAGTGTGGGCGCGGGATACAGACGTACAATAAATTATCGTACATCGATAGGTATAAATGGTACGTACACGAGTCAAAAAATTGGTATGGCAACATTTCGTAATCAATACGATCTACTGCTTGCTTTACAGGTGAAATTTTAA
- a CDS encoding glycosyltransferase family 2 protein, translating to MIQDIIDVFQLFIFSYSSLTMVIYVIMAVLSYKGIMLYRRKNREHYTQNVISSPLSPGISVIAPAYNEGLTIIDNVYALMHLNYPLYEVIIVNDGSTDDTLEKLVQHFELKEVDLPYNEKIKTKTVKRFFRSTNRAYEKLLVIDKENGKGKADASNAGINASKFDYFLCTDVDCILHEDTLSRLMRPILDEKSRSRLKDIQVIPDTGYIHVENNQRRVIAVGAPLRMINSSEVDNGVITRFKPPHKVLPRFQELEYIRAYLLSKMAWSSINCVPNVSGGLGLFDKHIAVKVGGYDPRSFAEDIDMVTRMSVYMIQNNHKYAIRYIPVSLCWTEGPQTLPVFSRQRVRWARGLIQIMLLHRHVLFNFKFKRLGLIVFPYNFLFEFLAPIFEVLGLLFYIYLIVIGAINWENTFTLLAFLYMFSVLVSSIAVLWDQLIERHYRKTSEVIGLCLTAFAEPFIYHPLIVFFSIKGYIQSMFRQKLVWGNMQRKGFASQKSSDKNQA from the coding sequence ATGATCCAAGATATAATTGACGTTTTCCAACTTTTTATATTTTCCTACAGTAGCCTGACCATGGTGATCTATGTCATCATGGCGGTGCTATCGTATAAGGGAATTATGTTATATAGACGGAAAAATAGAGAGCACTATACCCAAAATGTAATTTCGAGCCCACTTTCACCGGGCATCTCGGTCATTGCTCCGGCTTACAACGAGGGCCTGACCATCATTGATAATGTGTATGCATTAATGCATCTGAATTATCCATTATACGAAGTTATTATTGTCAATGACGGTAGTACGGATGATACATTGGAAAAATTGGTGCAGCATTTCGAACTTAAGGAAGTAGATCTCCCTTACAATGAAAAGATCAAAACGAAGACTGTAAAACGCTTTTTTCGATCTACTAATCGTGCCTACGAAAAGTTGCTAGTCATTGATAAAGAGAACGGAAAAGGCAAAGCAGACGCTTCGAATGCCGGTATCAATGCCTCAAAATTTGATTATTTTCTCTGTACCGATGTAGATTGCATCCTGCATGAAGACACACTTTCCAGATTAATGCGTCCCATTTTAGACGAAAAGAGCCGGAGCCGCCTAAAAGACATTCAGGTGATACCCGATACCGGATACATCCACGTGGAGAACAATCAACGGCGGGTCATAGCGGTGGGGGCGCCCCTGCGGATGATCAATTCGTCTGAAGTGGATAACGGCGTAATAACACGCTTTAAACCGCCACATAAAGTACTCCCACGTTTTCAGGAGCTGGAGTATATTCGTGCATACCTGCTTTCAAAAATGGCTTGGAGCTCAATTAATTGTGTTCCAAATGTATCTGGAGGACTTGGCCTTTTTGATAAACATATTGCGGTGAAAGTAGGGGGCTATGATCCGCGCTCATTTGCCGAAGATATTGATATGGTGACGCGCATGAGTGTTTACATGATCCAGAATAATCACAAATATGCGATTCGGTATATTCCTGTTTCATTGTGCTGGACGGAAGGACCACAAACCTTGCCGGTATTCAGTAGACAACGTGTACGCTGGGCTAGGGGATTGATCCAGATCATGCTGCTCCACCGTCATGTTTTATTTAATTTTAAGTTTAAAAGGCTCGGGCTGATAGTCTTTCCTTATAATTTCTTGTTTGAGTTTTTGGCGCCTATTTTCGAGGTATTGGGGCTGCTGTTTTACATTTATCTTATTGTAATAGGCGCCATCAATTGGGAAAATACATTTACATTACTCGCTTTTCTTTATATGTTTTCCGTCTTGGTAAGCTCCATTGCCGTACTGTGGGATCAATTGATTGAAAGGCATTACCGCAAAACGAGTGAGGTGATAGGCCTTTGCCTAACGGCCTTTGCTGAGCCGTTTATTTATCATCCGCTCATTGTTTTTTTTAGTATTAAAGGCTACATACAGTCCATGTTCAGGCAAAAGCTGGTGTGGGGAAATATGCAGCGTAAAGGTTTTGCAAGCCAAAAATCTTCCGACAAAAATCAAGCTTAA
- a CDS encoding HEAT repeat domain-containing protein produces the protein MTVDQTFIAVIQGIVATSFIGTFVAYAVIMVLRFRTAKAQRRQNKLDQLIEDRILPQFIQEMGNESAHVSIDQAVLDELALMDKRNRQTLIDTLIRLRWHVAGTNALILHRIYVLLGLNLDSLQKMKSRKWYRNVQGLHELTLMDYAISDIDILRFNLSEESELRSAARSAFMRFSKNEPFRFFDEVRDPLSIWELIGFFRILEQSRDTVKSNFANWIRYSRNKTVVICCMKLAAHEQSLEAIDSIEGLLNVNDHSLRSHAINALGHLRAVHTQETLIKMYPNQPVDCQCEILFSLGMFRTPRAMEFLTEQFQSAFDFEIENHVAAILARLVRNKQLAWNPLHLPSRKERILNYYLHEQ, from the coding sequence ATGACGGTAGATCAAACTTTTATTGCGGTGATTCAGGGGATTGTGGCAACATCCTTTATTGGAACTTTTGTCGCTTATGCTGTGATCATGGTACTCCGTTTCCGAACGGCAAAAGCACAGCGTCGGCAAAATAAGCTTGACCAACTGATCGAAGATCGTATACTGCCGCAGTTTATTCAGGAAATGGGTAATGAAAGTGCGCATGTATCCATTGATCAGGCGGTGCTGGATGAGTTGGCGCTGATGGACAAAAGAAACCGCCAGACCCTAATTGATACTTTGATCCGTCTCCGATGGCATGTGGCCGGAACAAATGCGCTGATTCTTCATCGTATCTATGTGCTTCTTGGGCTAAATCTGGATTCATTGCAAAAGATGAAATCGCGCAAATGGTATCGCAATGTTCAGGGATTGCACGAGCTGACGCTAATGGACTACGCGATCTCCGATATTGATATTCTCCGATTCAATCTCAGTGAAGAATCTGAACTGCGCTCTGCCGCACGAAGCGCTTTCATGCGTTTCAGCAAGAATGAGCCTTTCCGCTTTTTTGATGAAGTGCGCGATCCCTTGAGTATTTGGGAATTGATCGGTTTTTTTCGGATTCTCGAACAATCCCGCGATACCGTAAAATCCAATTTTGCCAACTGGATCCGTTATTCGCGCAACAAAACAGTTGTTATTTGCTGCATGAAGCTTGCCGCGCACGAGCAGAGTCTGGAGGCTATCGACAGTATTGAAGGATTGCTCAATGTGAACGACCATAGCCTGCGTTCGCATGCCATCAATGCGCTGGGGCATTTGAGGGCTGTACATACACAGGAAACGCTGATTAAAATGTATCCGAACCAGCCGGTAGACTGCCAGTGCGAAATCCTGTTTTCGCTCGGCATGTTTCGAACGCCGAGAGCCATGGAATTTCTGACGGAACAATTTCAATCGGCCTTTGATTTTGAAATTGAAAATCATGTTGCCGCGATACTCGCCCGTTTAGTACGCAACAAACAATTGGCCTGGAATCCTTTACATCTGCCTTCACGAAAAGAGCGCATTTTAAACTATTATCTGCACGAACAATAA
- a CDS encoding ParM/StbA family protein, which translates to MYTIQSFSSLMQATNSPLVNTANSLLTGLKIQMGQQWYICGKLALNEGNSPRRPLNASPESLECQLLFKAAILSSGVNADTPLMVTIGLPNSTYRLYREAAEQTLRGKHIIQSDPAVYGEDGSGILPIEVAHIDVLPEVVSCMVALRRGESCERGAFFVFSFGFGTLETGLSTDEGVVENAMGSAPGMHYAVNILREQLQQTYDLSFQSIQQLDEAFRNGYLYINRKKIDLQGLRKKAIQTYYAEIVSPALGDVVNDRNLAKSNRIFLCGGGAHYGDLIDCILEEFGDIAGVKIVDQPESLAVKGYLLNSMRYIQDQSKLPVGIDIGNIQTRVALAEN; encoded by the coding sequence ATGTATACAATACAGTCATTCTCAAGCCTAATGCAGGCGACAAATTCCCCCTTGGTAAACACCGCCAATTCACTATTGACCGGCTTGAAAATACAAATGGGGCAGCAGTGGTATATCTGTGGTAAATTAGCACTAAATGAAGGGAATAGCCCTAGAAGACCGCTGAATGCATCTCCGGAATCATTGGAATGCCAATTGTTGTTTAAGGCAGCAATTTTAAGCAGTGGTGTCAACGCCGACACTCCGCTTATGGTAACCATCGGCTTGCCCAATAGCACCTATCGCTTGTATCGAGAAGCAGCCGAACAAACGCTTCGTGGTAAACATATTATCCAGTCGGATCCCGCTGTTTATGGTGAGGACGGATCCGGTATATTACCAATTGAGGTCGCGCATATTGACGTTTTGCCGGAGGTGGTGAGTTGTATGGTGGCGTTGCGCAGAGGAGAAAGTTGTGAAAGGGGGGCTTTCTTCGTTTTTAGTTTTGGGTTTGGTACATTGGAAACTGGGCTAAGTACCGATGAAGGCGTAGTAGAAAATGCGATGGGGAGTGCTCCGGGTATGCATTATGCTGTCAATATCCTCCGCGAACAGCTGCAGCAGACGTATGACCTCTCTTTTCAGAGCATTCAGCAGCTCGATGAGGCTTTTCGAAACGGCTACCTCTATATTAACCGTAAAAAAATTGACCTTCAGGGACTGCGCAAAAAGGCGATACAGACCTATTATGCCGAAATTGTGTCACCAGCTTTGGGTGATGTGGTCAATGATAGAAATCTAGCTAAATCAAATCGAATCTTTCTATGTGGTGGTGGGGCGCATTACGGCGATCTCATCGACTGTATTCTCGAAGAGTTTGGGGATATTGCCGGTGTTAAAATTGTCGACCAGCCTGAATCCCTCGCTGTAAAAGGGTATTTACTCAATTCCATGCGTTACATTCAGGATCAGTCCAAATTGCCGGTCGGGATCGATATTGGGAATATACAAACGCGTGTTGCCCTTGCTGAAAATTAA
- a CDS encoding response regulator, giving the protein MQNYDLPPKQCRVFSVLHADSDLLMRKIISNVFSNEAFQLDSAANGKEAFALLEAKDYQYDIVITEMHMQYANGYEIINKVMKESPRTRTLITSNMSYLHIREGLEIVREDCFKKPLVVGKLLERLKLIMEGDKDGAGQILPEVSSKVVNISESQNNEAEPHQMQLDSFLQNAKIAHSEQPQGIVSVQDLIAVEELVDMHEIEEVQEKIDMQAVVRAQEDAMNELFVAEYVAREEILAIDIVPEQPVLLAATQKLPVMSGKRWW; this is encoded by the coding sequence ATGCAAAATTATGATCTCCCACCTAAGCAATGTAGGGTGTTTTCGGTATTGCATGCAGACAGCGATCTGCTCATGCGAAAAATAATTTCAAATGTTTTCTCCAATGAAGCATTTCAGCTGGATTCCGCGGCCAATGGAAAAGAAGCCTTTGCCCTTCTGGAAGCGAAGGACTATCAGTATGATATCGTCATTACCGAAATGCATATGCAATATGCAAATGGATATGAAATTATCAATAAGGTGATGAAGGAATCGCCGCGCACCAGGACACTTATCACATCCAACATGAGTTATCTCCATATCCGTGAGGGACTGGAAATTGTGCGTGAAGATTGTTTTAAAAAACCGCTGGTCGTGGGAAAACTATTGGAAAGACTGAAGCTAATCATGGAAGGTGATAAGGACGGTGCTGGACAAATACTTCCAGAAGTTTCGTCTAAGGTCGTAAATATCTCCGAGAGCCAGAACAACGAAGCCGAGCCGCATCAAATGCAGTTAGATTCTTTCCTGCAAAATGCTAAAATAGCTCATTCCGAACAACCGCAGGGAATAGTTTCTGTACAGGATCTAATAGCTGTGGAGGAGTTGGTAGATATGCATGAGATAGAAGAGGTACAGGAAAAGATAGATATGCAGGCGGTGGTACGTGCGCAAGAAGATGCGATGAATGAGCTTTTTGTCGCTGAATATGTGGCAAGGGAAGAAATCTTGGCAATAGATATCGTACCTGAACAACCTGTTTTACTAGCGGCCACACAGAAGTTGCCAGTCATGTCAGGTAAACGATGGTGGTAA
- a CDS encoding response regulator transcription factor, translating to MPNTKFRLAIIEDRTPVLESLKSYFEDNTQFDLVVAARELDELLEANWSPECLDLLLCDIGLPNKNGIEITWYIKRKFPHIQVVMFTVFDDKEHIFQALCAGAAGYLLKSTPLPEMEQLLVEVMKGGSVMSPQVARMVISHFNPALEHKVDYRHREQLTPREIEIVSLLQQGYTYKKVAETAFISVDTVKFHIRNIYGKLQVNSRSELMLKYNKPI from the coding sequence ATGCCAAACACTAAATTTAGACTTGCAATCATAGAAGACCGTACGCCTGTTCTCGAATCATTAAAATCTTACTTCGAGGATAACACTCAGTTTGATCTGGTGGTTGCTGCACGTGAACTTGATGAGCTGCTGGAAGCGAACTGGAGTCCTGAATGTTTAGATTTGCTGCTCTGCGATATCGGACTACCGAATAAAAATGGCATTGAAATAACTTGGTATATAAAGCGCAAATTTCCGCATATACAAGTCGTTATGTTTACGGTGTTTGATGATAAAGAACATATATTTCAGGCACTTTGTGCGGGTGCCGCCGGCTACCTGCTTAAAAGTACGCCGTTACCGGAGATGGAGCAGTTGCTTGTGGAAGTCATGAAGGGAGGTTCGGTGATGAGTCCGCAGGTGGCTCGTATGGTCATATCTCACTTTAACCCAGCACTCGAGCATAAAGTCGATTACCGGCATCGCGAACAGCTTACCCCTCGCGAGATCGAAATTGTTTCCCTTTTGCAACAGGGGTATACCTATAAAAAAGTTGCTGAAACTGCATTTATTAGTGTAGATACCGTGAAATTCCATATTAGGAATATCTATGGAAAATTACAGGTTAACAGCCGTTCGGAGCTTATGCTGAAATATAATAAACCGATTTGA
- a CDS encoding histidine kinase: MPVFNRVMASGYFEIEILSGIDPFHRNIESAARDKQGFIWFIAGSLLYRYDGVAIKAFNELYTEPLGFTEVNKLTTDDLGRLWLETRNGLFIFDTQLWQFIEKDTFSKGLVGEDVIALSNQGKNLFVATRSGILWQISGFRKKKLMEFQPALSELRRPIGKSLIADESRLWFAYNSLLFFVDLKSGKTQQVQMPKRVYRELDDLFLLENGLLLRNYGLGYMTFDGREFHQLHLKGLNSGDMRDWAHWSFAETEKIIFLFGDGRYFEFRNNLEMKLLRQDKHDIRSSLFKSRLNQLDFNGHEGLCATENGLYSLARRTFELNYWNTGTARAIVKQQDKYYVGGYAPLKHFTSNNLAIKESAPLNNYYAFLPIDKDTALVGLEGNFLGLLVNGKFRSLSYKKAKGTLEDLSTMVYSLCHYRENTYLIGTSCGLWIYNRDTGSVSPLRDKMGKLVGMGERVNSIQVRQQVISFTTENGYFEYLAGQLRKIYPQQSEKLQVYSHSFRHNKVFLATKGKGLIAIDASTGHVDTYNTNGGLAHNVVFNMAWVDDLLFLGTFRGLSVWDGKNFYNAYAMHGLPFEEFNQASILDDKLQGKLFIGGVLGCIAIQPQQFLYNLKQETVPPPVLSTISMGTSSGNIVTSFTPKDGQDTLIFDKKIEFANLRIAKIDAYKQNYKIYFRLRPLIKSFQEVPASGEINLSDLKTGEYELELKTISDNGLSVKTKRWLFYKKPKFYETQLFYVLVTLGLGVVLYVIAIMRSSQLKRDKKLRLELARDLHDEVGGLLTGIAMQTDLMAIGQQSAGRHQSLEKIAAYSREAVQTMDDVIWAIDSRNNSQGSLEDRMRFLVSQILPMQDVDVKFDINLQSADQLPQYVRQNVYLIFKEALHNICKHSPNAKVDIFLKIDRHQLILRLCNTIQLKEGTISPTKYLRHGQGTANMKRRAEAIGAKFEAEKSTTHYRIQLVAKLNVNKLFLDFFN, encoded by the coding sequence ATGCCTGTTTTTAACAGGGTAATGGCTTCTGGCTATTTTGAAATCGAGATTCTTTCGGGAATAGATCCCTTTCACCGTAATATAGAATCTGCGGCCCGCGATAAACAAGGGTTTATCTGGTTTATTGCTGGAAGCCTTCTTTACCGGTATGATGGCGTTGCAATAAAAGCATTTAATGAACTTTATACAGAACCTTTAGGTTTCACGGAAGTGAATAAACTGACCACCGATGATTTGGGACGGCTATGGTTGGAGACAAGAAATGGGCTGTTCATCTTTGATACACAGCTATGGCAATTTATTGAAAAAGATACGTTTTCTAAAGGGCTCGTGGGCGAGGATGTCATTGCGCTATCTAATCAAGGGAAAAACCTTTTTGTGGCAACTCGATCGGGTATTCTCTGGCAGATCAGCGGTTTTCGGAAGAAAAAGCTGATGGAGTTTCAGCCCGCTTTATCGGAATTGCGACGGCCGATAGGTAAAAGTCTTATTGCGGATGAAAGCAGGCTTTGGTTTGCTTACAACAGCTTACTCTTTTTTGTAGATTTAAAATCGGGAAAAACGCAGCAGGTTCAGATGCCAAAAAGGGTTTATCGGGAGCTGGATGATCTATTTTTATTGGAAAATGGTCTGCTGCTGCGAAATTATGGATTAGGCTATATGACCTTTGACGGAAGGGAATTTCACCAATTACATCTGAAGGGCCTCAATAGTGGTGATATGCGCGATTGGGCCCATTGGTCCTTTGCTGAAACGGAAAAGATCATTTTCCTTTTCGGTGATGGCCGCTATTTTGAATTTAGAAATAACCTCGAAATGAAGCTCTTACGTCAGGATAAACACGATATCCGCAGCAGTCTGTTCAAATCAAGGCTCAACCAGCTCGATTTTAATGGGCACGAAGGTCTCTGTGCAACAGAGAATGGCTTGTATAGCCTTGCCAGAAGAACCTTTGAGCTGAATTACTGGAATACGGGTACGGCTAGGGCAATCGTAAAACAGCAGGATAAGTACTACGTGGGCGGCTATGCCCCGTTAAAACATTTTACGTCAAATAACCTTGCCATAAAAGAATCGGCCCCACTCAATAATTATTATGCTTTTCTGCCAATCGACAAAGATACTGCGCTTGTCGGGTTGGAGGGTAACTTTCTTGGTTTACTGGTCAATGGAAAATTTAGATCCTTATCTTATAAAAAGGCAAAGGGAACTCTAGAAGATTTGTCCACCATGGTGTACAGTCTCTGTCACTACCGGGAAAATACCTATCTAATAGGGACCTCATGTGGGCTATGGATCTACAATCGCGATACGGGATCAGTAAGTCCATTAAGGGATAAGATGGGAAAGCTTGTTGGGATGGGTGAACGAGTCAATTCCATTCAAGTACGACAACAGGTCATCTCATTCACTACCGAAAATGGATATTTTGAATACTTGGCGGGCCAGCTACGGAAAATTTATCCGCAACAAAGTGAGAAACTCCAGGTGTATAGCCATTCATTTCGGCATAATAAGGTTTTCCTGGCAACAAAAGGAAAGGGGCTGATAGCCATCGACGCCAGTACAGGACATGTTGACACCTATAATACGAATGGTGGGTTAGCGCATAATGTGGTTTTTAATATGGCGTGGGTAGATGATCTGTTGTTTTTGGGGACATTCCGGGGCCTGTCGGTCTGGGACGGTAAAAATTTTTATAATGCTTATGCGATGCATGGGCTGCCATTTGAAGAATTTAATCAGGCTTCTATACTCGATGATAAGCTCCAAGGGAAATTGTTTATTGGTGGTGTACTCGGCTGTATTGCCATCCAGCCGCAGCAGTTTTTGTATAATCTGAAGCAGGAAACAGTGCCTCCGCCGGTATTGTCAACAATTTCTATGGGTACCAGCTCCGGGAATATCGTAACTTCTTTTACACCAAAGGATGGTCAGGACACGCTGATTTTCGACAAAAAAATTGAATTTGCAAATCTTAGGATAGCAAAAATAGATGCTTATAAGCAAAATTACAAAATCTACTTTCGCCTCCGGCCTCTCATTAAATCCTTTCAGGAAGTGCCGGCATCGGGAGAAATTAACCTCTCCGATCTGAAAACAGGCGAGTACGAACTTGAATTGAAGACGATAAGCGACAATGGTCTAAGTGTGAAAACCAAGCGGTGGCTGTTTTATAAAAAGCCGAAATTTTATGAGACACAGCTTTTTTATGTGCTGGTAACCCTAGGGCTGGGCGTTGTTCTTTATGTCATTGCTATTATGCGATCTTCGCAGCTCAAGCGGGATAAAAAGCTCCGGCTGGAACTCGCGCGCGATCTGCATGACGAGGTTGGCGGCCTGCTCACAGGAATTGCGATGCAGACTGATCTTATGGCTATAGGTCAGCAGTCCGCAGGACGGCATCAGTCGCTAGAAAAAATTGCAGCCTATAGCCGGGAGGCGGTACAAACGATGGATGATGTCATCTGGGCAATAGACTCGCGCAATAATAGTCAGGGAAGCTTAGAAGACCGGATGAGGTTTTTGGTTTCGCAGATCCTGCCGATGCAGGATGTCGATGTCAAATTTGATATAAATCTGCAAAGTGCTGACCAGCTGCCTCAATATGTACGTCAGAATGTATATCTCATCTTTAAAGAAGCCTTGCATAATATCTGCAAGCACAGCCCTAATGCGAAAGTTGATATATTTTTAAAAATAGACCGTCATCAGCTGATTTTAAGGTTGTGTAATACCATACAATTGAAGGAAGGAACCATCTCGCCAACGAAGTATCTGAGACATGGTCAGGGTACGGCAAACATGAAACGTCGGGCAGAGGCGATAGGGGCTAAATTCGAAGCCGAAAAGTCCACAACACATTATCGTATTCAATTAGTTGCGAAACTCAACGTGAATAAACTTTTTCTTGACTTTTTTAATTGA